A single genomic interval of Gammaproteobacteria bacterium harbors:
- a CDS encoding glutamyl-tRNA reductase: MSLLVIGLNHTTAAIEMRERVAFSPEQIPEALLRALDGTGLAEAVILSTCNRTELIAATPAGGDGEECALDWFSTVHHLSRAQLDGSLYRHRDAEAMRHLIRVASGLDSMVMGEPQIFGQLKSAYSAARHAGTVGAELSRAVSHVFAVAKKVRTETAIGENPVSVAFAAVKLARHIFSDLAATTALLIGAGETIELVARHLSEAGVPRLIVANRTLHRAEQIATRFAGEAILLAEIPDNLVRADIVISSTASQLPILGKGTVEQAMRARRHKPIFMVDIAVPRDIESQVAEIDDVYLYSIDDLQQIIDDNRRARATEAERAGTIIDAGVQAFLDSSRSLDAVSALRDYRERAERLRDQELERAQRQLRGGAAADQVLEQLARGLTNKLLHGPSVELRRAAAEGRTELLDWSRRLLGLEHGAAPGDEDP, encoded by the coding sequence ATGAGTCTGCTTGTAATAGGCCTCAACCACACCACCGCCGCGATCGAAATGCGCGAGCGTGTGGCCTTCTCCCCGGAACAGATTCCGGAGGCCTTGCTGCGCGCGCTGGATGGTACGGGCCTGGCCGAGGCGGTTATTTTGTCGACCTGCAACCGCACCGAGCTGATTGCCGCGACTCCTGCCGGTGGGGACGGCGAGGAGTGTGCGCTCGACTGGTTTTCCACGGTTCACCATCTGAGTCGCGCGCAGCTCGACGGCTCCCTGTATCGGCATCGGGATGCCGAGGCGATGCGTCACCTGATCAGGGTGGCGAGCGGGCTCGATTCGATGGTGATGGGAGAGCCGCAGATATTCGGCCAGCTGAAATCGGCCTATTCCGCCGCGCGTCATGCGGGTACGGTGGGCGCGGAATTGAGCCGTGCCGTGAGCCATGTGTTTGCGGTTGCGAAGAAGGTGCGCACCGAGACGGCGATTGGCGAGAATCCGGTCTCGGTCGCATTCGCCGCGGTAAAGCTGGCCCGCCACATTTTTTCCGATCTCGCGGCGACCACGGCATTGCTGATCGGCGCCGGCGAAACCATCGAGCTGGTGGCGCGCCATCTCTCGGAAGCGGGCGTGCCGCGGCTGATTGTCGCCAATCGCACACTGCACCGCGCCGAGCAGATCGCCACGCGGTTTGCGGGCGAGGCGATCCTGCTCGCGGAGATTCCCGACAACCTGGTGCGCGCCGACATAGTCATCAGCTCGACGGCGAGCCAGTTGCCGATTCTCGGCAAAGGCACCGTCGAGCAGGCCATGCGCGCGCGCCGCCACAAGCCCATCTTCATGGTTGATATCGCGGTTCCGCGTGACATCGAGTCGCAGGTGGCGGAGATCGACGATGTGTATCTCTACAGCATCGACGATCTGCAGCAGATCATCGATGACAACCGGCGCGCCCGCGCCACGGAAGCCGAGCGCGCCGGCACCATCATCGACGCCGGGGTGCAGGCTTTCCTGGACAGCAGCCGCAGTCTCGATGCGGTGAGTGCGTTGCGTGACTACCGCGAGCGCGCCGAGCGGCTGCGGGACCAGGAGCTCGAGCGCGCGCAGCGCCAGCTGCGTGGCGGGGCTGCCGCGGATCAGGTGCTGGAGCAACTGGCGCGCGGCCTGACCAACAAGCTGTTGCATGGCCCGAGCGTCGAGTTGCGCAGGGCCGCGGCCGAGGGGCGCACGGAGCTGCTCGACTGGAGTCGCCGCCTGCTCGGCCTCGAGCACGGCGCTGCCCCTGGTGACGAGGATCCATGA
- the prfA gene encoding peptide chain release factor 1, producing the protein MKKSLLDKLAQLGERHEELSALLSDSGVIGDQNRFRAYSREYAEIGPVVAAHAEYLALLGAIREAGLMARDADAEIRQLAEEEIQNASARRDALELELQKLLLPRDPRDASNVFLEIRAGTGGDEAAIFAGDLFRMYARFADRAGWQVEVVSERPGEHGGFKEIIASIAGREVYSRLKFESGAHRVQRVPETEAQGRIHTSACTVAVMPEVAAIEEVEINKADLRVDTYRASGAGGQHVNRTDSAIRITHLPSGIVVECQDERSQHKNRARAMALLQAKLLSKAQEEQQQQQASERRSLVGSGDRSERIRTYNFPQGRITDHRINLTLYKLAEIMDGALEHVIQPLVNEYQAELLAALAD; encoded by the coding sequence ATAAAGAAATCCCTGCTCGACAAACTCGCGCAACTCGGCGAGCGACACGAGGAGCTCTCGGCATTGCTCAGCGATTCGGGCGTGATCGGGGATCAGAACCGCTTTCGTGCCTACAGCCGCGAGTATGCCGAGATCGGCCCGGTGGTTGCCGCGCATGCCGAATATCTCGCGCTGCTTGGCGCTATCCGCGAAGCCGGACTCATGGCGCGCGATGCGGACGCGGAGATCCGGCAGCTGGCCGAGGAAGAGATACAGAACGCCTCGGCGCGTCGCGATGCGCTCGAACTCGAGCTGCAGAAGCTGCTTTTGCCACGTGATCCGCGCGATGCGAGCAATGTGTTTCTCGAAATCCGCGCCGGCACCGGGGGTGACGAAGCGGCGATATTTGCCGGCGATCTGTTCCGCATGTATGCGCGTTTCGCGGATCGCGCGGGCTGGCAGGTCGAGGTCGTCAGCGAGCGCCCCGGCGAGCACGGCGGCTTCAAGGAAATCATCGCCAGCATTGCCGGGCGCGAAGTCTATTCGCGGCTCAAGTTCGAATCCGGGGCGCACCGGGTGCAGCGAGTGCCCGAAACCGAGGCCCAGGGACGGATCCACACTTCCGCCTGCACCGTGGCGGTGATGCCCGAGGTGGCCGCTATCGAGGAGGTCGAGATCAACAAGGCCGATCTGCGCGTCGATACCTATCGCGCCTCGGGAGCCGGCGGCCAGCATGTCAACCGCACCGATTCGGCGATCCGCATCACGCATCTGCCGAGCGGCATCGTGGTCGAATGCCAGGACGAGCGCTCGCAGCACAAGAACCGGGCGCGGGCAATGGCATTGCTGCAGGCCAAGCTGCTCAGCAAGGCGCAGGAAGAGCAGCAGCAACAGCAGGCCAGCGAGCGGCGCAGCCTCGTGGGCAGCGGCGATCGCTCCGAGCGTATCCGGACCTACAACTTCCCGCAGGGCCGCATCACCGATCATCGCATCAATCTCACCCTCTACAAGCTGGCCGAGATCATGGATGGGGCACTCGAGCACGTGATCCAGCCGCTGGTCAACGAGTACCAGGCGGAACTGCTCGCGGCGCTTGCGGATTAG
- the prmC gene encoding peptide chain release factor N(5)-glutamine methyltransferase, with product MDNGQHTTIRALLAWARTSLPQEEARTDSEVLLAFVLQRSRTFLYAHDQDQVPSLAAARYRGLIARRLDGEPVAYLTGQREFWSLDLRLSPATLVPRPETELLVERALQLLGPAAARVLDLGTGSGAIALALARERPAWQVLGVDIDPAAVAVATANAMRLGIGNASFVAGSWYAPCAGRYSLIVSNPPYVSEDDPCLGASGLRHEPRAALASGSDGLDALRCVITGALQFLEPHGALLCEHGAEQGEAVRRLFADAGFAPAYTERDLAGRERLSWARGHAHE from the coding sequence ATGGACAACGGGCAGCACACCACGATCCGCGCCCTGCTCGCATGGGCGCGGACCAGTCTTCCGCAAGAGGAGGCCCGCACTGACAGCGAGGTCCTGCTCGCGTTTGTCTTGCAACGTTCACGCACCTTTCTCTACGCACACGACCAGGACCAGGTGCCTTCGCTTGCGGCCGCGCGCTACCGGGGGCTGATCGCGCGGCGCCTCGATGGGGAGCCGGTTGCATATCTGACCGGTCAGCGTGAATTCTGGTCGCTGGATCTGCGGCTGAGTCCTGCCACGCTGGTGCCGCGTCCGGAAACCGAGCTGCTGGTGGAGCGCGCCCTGCAACTGCTCGGACCGGCCGCGGCGCGGGTGCTGGACCTGGGAACCGGCAGCGGTGCGATCGCCCTGGCGCTGGCCAGGGAGCGTCCCGCATGGCAGGTGCTTGGAGTGGATATCGACCCGGCCGCGGTCGCGGTGGCCACGGCGAATGCGATGCGGCTCGGGATCGGCAACGCCAGTTTCGTCGCCGGCAGCTGGTATGCGCCCTGCGCCGGGCGCTATTCCCTGATCGTGTCCAATCCACCTTATGTTTCCGAGGATGATCCGTGCCTGGGAGCATCCGGCCTGCGTCATGAACCACGCGCCGCGCTCGCCTCGGGGAGCGACGGGCTCGATGCCCTGCGTTGCGTGATTACCGGTGCACTGCAGTTTCTGGAGCCGCATGGAGCATTGCTCTGCGAGCATGGCGCGGAGCAAGGTGAGGCGGTCCGGCGGCTGTTCGCGGATGCGGGTTTCGCGCCGGCGTATACCGAGCGTGATCTGGCCGGCCGCGAACGGCTAAGCTGGGCGCGGGGGCACGCACATGAATGA
- the moeB gene encoding molybdopterin-synthase adenylyltransferase MoeB, giving the protein MNDEQLLRYSRHLLLPEIDVSGQQRLLEATVLVVGLGGLGSAATLYLGASGIGRLMLADDDLVELSNLQRQVIHNSAAIGRAKVDSAAATVRAINPDVRTVPIRERLDEAGIGQLLDEVSLVLDCSDNFATRHAINAACFAGRVPLVSGAALGWEGQIAVFDPRTGTGPCYRCLYPDANAVSERSCARNGVAGPVVGTIGVLQALQALKLLCGAGDALCGELLAFDALALEFHRLRIAPRANCPVCAA; this is encoded by the coding sequence ATGAATGACGAGCAACTGTTGCGCTACAGCCGGCACCTGTTGTTGCCGGAAATCGATGTGAGCGGGCAGCAGCGACTGCTCGAAGCCACGGTGCTGGTGGTTGGCCTGGGCGGCCTCGGTTCTGCGGCGACACTGTATCTGGGTGCCAGCGGCATAGGTCGCCTGATGCTGGCCGATGATGATCTGGTCGAGTTGTCCAACCTGCAGCGGCAGGTGATTCACAACAGCGCTGCGATCGGCCGCGCCAAGGTTGATTCGGCGGCGGCGACGGTGCGGGCCATCAATCCGGATGTGCGCACCGTGCCGATCCGGGAACGGCTCGACGAGGCCGGTATCGGGCAGCTGCTGGACGAGGTCTCGCTGGTACTCGACTGCAGCGACAACTTCGCGACCCGTCATGCCATCAACGCGGCCTGCTTTGCCGGGCGGGTGCCGTTGGTCAGTGGTGCCGCTCTCGGCTGGGAGGGGCAGATCGCGGTGTTCGATCCGCGCACTGGCACGGGCCCCTGTTATCGCTGCCTCTATCCGGATGCGAATGCAGTCAGCGAAAGATCCTGTGCCCGCAACGGGGTGGCGGGGCCGGTGGTCGGCACCATCGGGGTGCTGCAGGCGTTGCAGGCACTGAAGTTGCTGTGCGGCGCGGGGGATGCACTATGTGGCGAACTGCTCGCATTCGATGCTTTGGCACTGGAATTTCATCGTTTGCGCATCGCGCCACGCGCAAATTGTCCGGTTTGCGCGGCGTGA
- a CDS encoding PAS domain-containing protein, which yields MTLVPASKQSRALLLCEDPLESHLLRSLLRSLPAQLRPEIISADPAGPELPAEAAHCEFCFLGFGFAGLTPERLLGQLTRLAPTIRCFGILSAATRHGDRAELVRGLRAGLHQILILEELSVASLGELLAEPSAPAQTRTAVAASPAALTQGDPVLRTGSWRITLATQHACFSDTTLRDLGYAGSETGTGIGDWKSLIHADDIDRLVAEVHRVLDGSAPPHPVSYRVRRRDGAWLPVVSDDISVELDAGGAPLSIGGTFYHAQQEAQEPLAVAGDSATAKAAGPDNAGWLADCDTGITVYRRDAYGVFRVDWCNPAAALLEDRPGDPMDGLSAAQTAPPCDGFDLSEALQRVHESGISETREVMLLARGEFTRWRRYHLHLLGDDEVMAEVADISEQVGARLSRRTQEEMAQYIARSFPLTCLLLDEQGRVMHCISVAGGVLAEQPSELEDRRISELFGAAAGAECLQQITHTLNTGRVNNNLYAVESATGKRWLECFSAPLRARPGMPQRVLLSVQDATSRSRELAEARNAREQLREALRRIPLPLYIKDLDGRYLATNPPFEELLGIEETMLLGKTDVEVFPDELAMALHEADRRLIETGAGFSEFRCAGHGTRRGEHHCFYFPLRATDGALCGTGGIWLAPGDLPQADNRAEFATVHDLEHHRAQQRVEIGDATASVISRVEDVLTDAGDYAGVLQQLEQLVETTMQAQALIHQVAGQAEQPSPPALIALKPLAEDIVDLERILLPAGACFDNELESSLPPAQCDPVVFHQIMLRGIRHARRALDPRGTLGIRLRNSNAGKRSCISCREGFEGNFVELVIEDSASQLEAAEIERLSVAPQQHRPSGGALDDLAEIHALVHAQGGHLRIHQNVPTGISLHIFFRAADCAEDGPSPEKPRSTVARFPLGRIWQNKGPV from the coding sequence ATGACGCTGGTCCCCGCAAGCAAGCAATCGCGCGCACTCCTGCTGTGCGAAGATCCGCTCGAGTCGCATCTGCTGCGAAGCCTGTTGCGCTCGCTGCCGGCTCAGCTGCGCCCGGAGATCATCAGCGCCGACCCCGCGGGTCCGGAACTACCCGCGGAGGCTGCCCACTGCGAATTCTGCTTCCTCGGGTTTGGCTTCGCCGGCCTGACACCCGAGCGGCTGCTGGGGCAGCTCACGCGACTCGCGCCCACCATTCGCTGCTTCGGCATACTGAGCGCCGCGACCCGCCACGGCGACCGGGCGGAACTGGTGCGCGGGTTGCGTGCCGGGTTGCACCAGATCCTGATACTCGAGGAACTTTCGGTAGCAAGCCTGGGTGAACTGCTCGCCGAGCCATCCGCACCGGCCCAAACCAGGACTGCCGTTGCCGCGAGTCCCGCGGCGCTGACCCAGGGCGACCCGGTGCTGCGTACCGGGTCATGGCGCATCACGCTGGCGACCCAGCATGCCTGCTTCTCCGACACCACCCTGCGCGACCTGGGCTATGCGGGCAGCGAGACCGGTACCGGCATCGGCGACTGGAAATCCCTGATCCACGCCGATGACATCGACCGGCTGGTTGCCGAGGTGCACCGGGTGCTCGATGGCTCCGCCCCACCCCATCCGGTGAGTTACCGTGTTCGAAGGCGCGACGGGGCCTGGCTGCCGGTGGTCTCCGATGACATCAGCGTGGAACTCGACGCGGGCGGCGCTCCGCTGTCGATCGGCGGCACCTTTTATCATGCGCAGCAGGAGGCGCAGGAACCTCTTGCGGTTGCCGGCGATTCCGCGACCGCCAAGGCTGCGGGACCGGATAACGCCGGGTGGCTGGCGGACTGCGATACCGGCATCACGGTCTATCGGCGCGATGCGTACGGCGTCTTCCGGGTCGACTGGTGCAACCCGGCCGCCGCGCTGCTCGAAGACCGACCGGGCGACCCGATGGACGGCCTGAGTGCCGCCCAGACCGCGCCCCCCTGCGATGGTTTCGATCTCTCCGAAGCCTTGCAGCGGGTGCACGAAAGCGGCATCAGCGAAACACGCGAGGTGATGCTCCTGGCCCGCGGCGAATTCACGCGCTGGCGACGCTACCACCTGCACCTGCTGGGCGATGACGAGGTAATGGCGGAAGTCGCGGACATCAGCGAGCAGGTGGGGGCGCGCCTGTCACGGCGCACCCAGGAAGAGATGGCACAATACATCGCACGCTCGTTTCCACTGACCTGCCTGTTGCTCGACGAGCAGGGCCGCGTGATGCATTGCATCTCGGTGGCCGGAGGGGTACTCGCGGAGCAGCCATCCGAGCTCGAGGATCGCCGTATTTCCGAACTCTTCGGGGCCGCCGCAGGTGCCGAGTGCCTGCAGCAGATCACCCACACGCTGAATACCGGCAGGGTGAACAACAACCTCTATGCGGTCGAATCCGCCACCGGCAAGCGCTGGCTGGAATGTTTCTCCGCGCCGCTGCGCGCCCGGCCCGGCATGCCACAGCGGGTACTTCTCAGCGTGCAGGACGCCACTTCCCGCAGCCGGGAACTGGCGGAGGCGCGCAACGCGCGCGAGCAACTGCGCGAAGCGCTGCGTCGCATACCACTGCCGCTTTACATCAAGGACCTCGACGGCCGCTACCTGGCGACCAACCCGCCCTTCGAGGAACTGTTGGGAATCGAGGAGACGATGCTGCTCGGCAAGACCGATGTGGAAGTGTTTCCCGACGAACTCGCCATGGCGCTGCACGAAGCGGACCGTCGCCTCATCGAGACCGGCGCCGGGTTTTCCGAGTTTCGCTGCGCCGGCCACGGCACCCGGCGCGGCGAACATCACTGCTTTTATTTCCCGCTGCGCGCCACCGATGGTGCGCTCTGCGGAACCGGCGGCATATGGCTCGCACCCGGGGATCTGCCGCAGGCGGACAACCGCGCCGAATTCGCGACGGTACACGATCTCGAGCACCATCGCGCACAGCAACGCGTGGAAATCGGTGATGCAACCGCCTCGGTCATCAGCCGCGTCGAGGACGTGCTGACCGATGCCGGTGATTACGCAGGCGTGTTGCAGCAGCTCGAGCAGCTGGTGGAAACCACGATGCAGGCGCAGGCCCTGATCCACCAGGTGGCCGGGCAGGCCGAGCAGCCATCGCCGCCAGCACTGATCGCGCTCAAACCGCTGGCAGAAGACATCGTCGACCTCGAGCGCATCCTGCTTCCCGCCGGCGCATGCTTTGACAACGAACTGGAGTCTTCATTGCCGCCGGCGCAGTGCGACCCGGTGGTGTTTCACCAGATCATGCTGCGCGGCATCCGCCATGCACGCCGTGCGCTCGATCCCCGGGGAACCCTCGGCATCCGTCTGCGCAACAGCAATGCCGGCAAACGTTCCTGCATCTCCTGCCGCGAAGGCTTCGAGGGCAATTTCGTGGAACTGGTGATAGAGGATTCGGCATCGCAACTCGAGGCCGCCGAAATCGAACGCCTGAGCGTCGCGCCGCAGCAGCACCGTCCAAGTGGCGGTGCGCTCGATGATCTGGCCGAGATCCACGCCCTGGTGCACGCGCAGGGCGGCCACCTGCGGATTCACCAGAACGTGCCCACCGGCATCAGCTTGCACATATTCTTCAGGGCAGCGGATTGCGCCGAGGATGGCCCGAGCCCGGAAAAGCCACGCTCTACCGTGGCGCGCTTCCCGCTCGGCCGTATCTGGCAGAACAAGGGACCCGTCTAG
- the rhlB gene encoding ATP-dependent RNA helicase RhlB produces the protein MAAPPILLRLSILCYPKATVISARAVPARLRVRHLVAKLARLRNDGPERMQEQSAENVDGVTPAPATVSFRELGLPEPLLKAIDDLGFRHCTPIQQEVLPHTLLGNDCIGKAQTGTGKTAAFLLTILSDLLNNPAEEPRYAGEPRALVIAPTRELVMQIAKDAEDLSRHTDIHIVTLIGGVDYDRQRQQLERKLVDILVATPGRLMDFHSQRQIHLDRVELLVIDEADRMLDMGFIPQVRRIIRQTPQKTHRQTMFFSATFTEDVVRLSDQWTYNPVRVEIEPDSIAAKDVEQLVYLVESGKKLDLLLNLLRQPEAASVMVFANRRDQVRRLHERLARAGIPCGILSGEVPQHKRMKTLESFRSGEFRVLVATDVAGRGIHVEGVTHVVNFTLPEDPDDYVHRIGRTGRAGATGTSISFACEDDAFLLPQIEELLGQKLACLHPSPELLERRR, from the coding sequence ATGGCAGCTCCGCCGATTCTATTGCGCCTGTCGATACTCTGCTACCCCAAAGCAACGGTAATAAGCGCCAGGGCGGTGCCAGCGCGATTGCGGGTGAGGCACCTTGTCGCTAAGCTGGCCCGCTTGCGCAATGACGGACCCGAAAGAATGCAAGAACAATCCGCTGAAAATGTCGATGGCGTCACGCCAGCCCCGGCCACGGTAAGCTTTCGCGAACTGGGGTTGCCGGAACCGCTGCTGAAAGCGATCGACGATCTCGGCTTCCGCCACTGCACGCCCATCCAGCAGGAGGTCCTGCCGCATACCCTGCTTGGCAATGACTGTATCGGCAAGGCGCAGACGGGAACCGGCAAGACGGCGGCGTTTCTGCTGACGATACTGAGCGACCTGCTGAACAACCCGGCCGAGGAGCCGCGCTACGCGGGCGAACCGCGGGCGTTGGTCATCGCGCCGACCCGCGAACTGGTGATGCAGATCGCCAAGGACGCCGAAGACCTGTCGCGCCACACAGACATTCACATCGTTACCCTGATCGGCGGCGTCGACTATGATCGCCAGCGCCAGCAACTCGAGCGCAAGCTGGTCGATATCCTGGTGGCGACCCCCGGGCGCCTGATGGATTTCCACAGTCAGCGCCAGATTCACCTCGATCGCGTCGAGTTGCTGGTGATCGACGAGGCCGACCGCATGCTGGACATGGGATTCATACCCCAGGTGCGCCGCATCATTCGCCAGACTCCGCAGAAGACCCACCGCCAGACCATGTTCTTCAGTGCCACGTTTACCGAAGATGTGGTGCGGCTGTCCGATCAATGGACCTACAACCCGGTGCGGGTGGAAATCGAGCCCGACAGCATCGCGGCCAAGGATGTCGAGCAGCTGGTCTACCTGGTCGAATCCGGCAAGAAACTCGATCTGTTGCTGAACCTGCTGCGCCAGCCCGAGGCGGCGAGTGTCATGGTGTTCGCCAACCGCCGTGACCAGGTCCGCAGACTCCATGAGCGCCTGGCACGCGCGGGAATTCCCTGTGGGATCCTCTCCGGAGAGGTGCCCCAGCACAAGCGGATGAAAACCCTGGAATCGTTCCGTTCGGGCGAGTTTCGGGTGCTGGTCGCCACCGATGTGGCCGGTCGCGGAATCCATGTCGAGGGGGTCACCCACGTGGTGAATTTCACCTTGCCCGAGGATCCCGACGATTATGTGCATCGCATTGGCCGCACCGGGCGTGCCGGGGCGACGGGCACCTCGATCAGCTTTGCCTGCGAGGACGACGCGTTCCTGTTGCCGCAGATCGAAGAGCTGCTGGGGCAGAAGCTGGCCTGCCTGCATCCATCCCCCGAGTTGCTCGAACGCCGCCGCTAG
- a CDS encoding PA4642 family protein codes for MQRKEKQKVIDEVWTPERVRSFLELAPPANRNADFHRLLRAYQSMRIEDFADFIKLFVAAGGKLDARGPEQQTLLEELGRHRHGTEFAAILQNPDA; via the coding sequence ATGCAACGCAAGGAGAAGCAGAAGGTCATCGACGAAGTGTGGACACCGGAGCGTGTGCGCAGCTTTCTCGAGCTGGCGCCCCCCGCGAACCGGAATGCCGATTTTCATCGCCTGTTGCGCGCCTACCAGAGCATGCGAATCGAGGATTTTGCCGATTTCATCAAGCTGTTCGTGGCCGCTGGTGGCAAGCTCGACGCTCGCGGACCCGAACAGCAAACCCTGCTCGAGGAACTGGGGCGTCACCGCCACGGCACCGAGTTCGCGGCGATCCTGCAGAACCCCGACGCCTAG
- the gatB gene encoding Asp-tRNA(Asn)/Glu-tRNA(Gln) amidotransferase subunit GatB — MHNDWETVIGLEIHVQLATRSKIFSGAATRFGAAPNTQACAVDLAMPGTLPVLNAEALTMAVKFGLAIDADIARVSVFDRKNYFYPDLPKGYQISQLDYPIVGAGAVTIELPDGSSKRIAVTRAHLEEDAGKSLHEDFHGATGIDLNRAGTPLLEIVSEPEMRNAQEAVAYLRQIHSIVRYLGISDGNMAEGSLRCDVNLSLRKPGSDTLGTRTEIKNLNSFRFVEKAIEVERLRQAELLESGASVAQETRLYDPVRNETRPMRSKEVAHDYRYFPEPDLLPVHIDDAFIEQVRARLPELPAQKVQRFRSSYGLTAYDASVLSASRELADYFEQVTQGAGDAKISANWVMVELLGQLNREGLEVGASRVSAPALGALIARILDGTISGRIAKTVFEAMWAGEGEADQIIDARGLRQLDDSSAIEALVDKALADNAGPVARYRATDPDKRVKLFGFFVGQVMKASMGKANPQQVNELLRRKLDGE, encoded by the coding sequence ATGCACAACGACTGGGAGACCGTGATCGGCCTGGAAATCCATGTTCAGCTCGCCACCCGCAGCAAGATCTTTTCCGGAGCGGCCACCCGCTTTGGCGCCGCCCCCAACACCCAGGCCTGCGCCGTGGACCTTGCGATGCCCGGCACACTGCCGGTGCTGAATGCAGAGGCGTTGACGATGGCGGTGAAATTCGGTTTGGCCATAGACGCGGACATCGCGCGGGTATCCGTGTTCGATCGCAAGAACTATTTCTACCCGGACCTGCCGAAGGGCTACCAGATCAGCCAGCTGGACTACCCGATCGTCGGGGCAGGCGCGGTAACGATCGAGTTGCCCGACGGCAGCTCGAAGCGAATCGCGGTGACGCGCGCCCACCTCGAAGAGGATGCCGGCAAGTCGCTGCACGAGGATTTCCACGGCGCAACCGGCATCGACCTCAATCGCGCCGGCACGCCCTTGCTGGAGATCGTCTCCGAACCCGAAATGCGCAACGCCCAGGAAGCGGTCGCCTACCTGCGCCAGATCCACTCGATCGTGCGCTACCTCGGCATCTCGGACGGCAACATGGCCGAAGGTTCGTTGCGTTGCGACGTCAACCTCTCGCTGCGCAAACCGGGCAGCGACACGCTCGGCACGCGTACCGAGATCAAGAACCTCAATTCGTTCCGCTTTGTCGAGAAAGCCATCGAAGTCGAGCGCCTGCGCCAGGCCGAACTGCTCGAATCGGGTGCCAGCGTCGCGCAGGAAACCCGCCTCTACGATCCGGTTCGCAACGAGACCCGACCGATGCGCTCGAAGGAGGTGGCCCACGATTACCGTTACTTCCCGGAACCCGACCTGTTGCCGGTACATATAGACGACGCCTTCATCGAGCAGGTGCGCGCCCGGTTGCCGGAGCTTCCGGCCCAGAAAGTGCAGCGCTTCCGCTCCAGTTACGGCTTGACCGCCTACGATGCGAGCGTGCTGTCGGCGAGCCGCGAACTGGCCGATTACTTCGAGCAGGTCACGCAGGGCGCCGGTGATGCCAAGATCAGCGCCAACTGGGTCATGGTGGAGTTGCTCGGCCAGTTGAACCGCGAGGGCCTCGAGGTCGGTGCCAGCCGGGTGTCCGCTCCGGCACTGGGCGCACTGATCGCACGCATCCTGGACGGGACGATTTCCGGCAGGATCGCCAAGACCGTGTTCGAGGCGATGTGGGCCGGCGAAGGCGAGGCCGACCAGATCATCGATGCCCGCGGGCTACGCCAGCTCGACGACAGCAGCGCGATCGAGGCGCTGGTCGACAAGGCGCTGGCGGACAATGCCGGGCCGGTCGCCCGCTACCGCGCCACCGACCCCGACAAGCGCGTCAAGCTGTTCGGTTTTTTTGTCGGACAGGTCATGAAGGCGAGCATGGGCAAGGCAAACCCGCAACAGGTCAACGAACTGTTGCGCCGCAAACTCGACGGGGAATGA